A region from the Pseudomonas sp. P8_229 genome encodes:
- a CDS encoding MFS transporter, producing MRWATYFAVLASVLSVGLALGVSMPLVSLRLEGWGYGSFAIGVMAAMPAIGVLLGAKISSHLAARFGTANLMRLCLWAGALSIGLLALLPSYPVWLVLRLMIGVILTIVFILGESWINQLVVENWRGRLVALYGSSYALSQLSGPLLLGALGTEHDYGFWVGVALLTVSPFLLMGRSGAPSSEASSVTFGDLWGFARELPAIAWAVSLFAAFEAMILTLLPVYCLQQGFTAEIALAMVSTVVVGDALLQLPIGALADYLSRRTLFTGCAVILMLSSLAIPMLIDTLLIWPLWVLFGASAGGLFTLSLILIGERYRDDALVRANAHIAQLWGVGCLIGPLMAGAGSQWINGHALPLLMAVGAFGLVILLMRQGAFGTEPQPA from the coding sequence ATGCGTTGGGCGACGTATTTCGCCGTGTTGGCGTCTGTCTTGAGTGTCGGTCTGGCCCTGGGGGTCAGCATGCCGCTGGTGTCGTTGCGCCTGGAGGGCTGGGGTTACGGTTCTTTCGCCATCGGTGTGATGGCGGCGATGCCGGCGATTGGCGTGTTGCTGGGGGCGAAGATTTCCAGCCATCTGGCGGCGCGTTTCGGCACGGCCAACCTCATGCGTCTATGCCTGTGGGCCGGGGCGCTATCGATCGGCCTGCTGGCGCTGTTGCCGAGTTATCCGGTCTGGCTGGTGCTGCGTCTGATGATCGGGGTGATCCTGACCATCGTGTTCATCCTCGGCGAGAGCTGGATCAACCAACTGGTGGTGGAGAACTGGCGCGGGCGGCTGGTCGCTCTGTATGGCAGCAGTTACGCGTTGAGCCAACTGTCTGGTCCGTTGCTGCTGGGCGCGCTCGGCACTGAGCACGATTATGGGTTCTGGGTCGGGGTCGCTCTGCTGACCGTCTCGCCTTTTCTGTTGATGGGCCGCAGCGGTGCGCCGAGCAGTGAAGCCAGCAGCGTGACCTTTGGCGATCTATGGGGTTTTGCTCGCGAGTTGCCAGCGATTGCCTGGGCGGTTTCGTTGTTCGCCGCGTTCGAAGCGATGATCCTGACGTTGCTGCCGGTGTATTGCCTGCAGCAGGGCTTCACCGCCGAGATCGCGTTGGCGATGGTCAGCACCGTGGTGGTGGGCGATGCGCTGCTGCAACTGCCGATCGGTGCGTTGGCGGACTACCTGTCGCGGCGCACATTGTTCACCGGCTGCGCCGTGATCCTGATGCTGTCGAGCCTGGCGATTCCAATGCTGATCGATACGCTGCTGATCTGGCCGTTGTGGGTATTGTTCGGTGCCAGCGCCGGCGGGTTGTTCACCTTGTCACTGATCCTGATCGGCGAGCGTTATCGCGACGATGCGCTGGTGCGAGCCAATGCGCACATTGCGCAGTTGTGGGGTGTGGGGTGTCTGATCGGGCCTTTGATGGCAGGGGCGGGCAGTCAGTGGATCAACGGGCATGCGTTGCCGTTGTTGATGGCGGTCGGGGCATTCGGGTTGGTGATTTTGCTGATGCGCCAAGGTGCATTCGGTACCGAGCCACAGCCTGCTTGA
- a CDS encoding aldehyde dehydrogenase, which translates to MTTLTRADWEQRARDLKIEGRAYLNGEYTDAVSGETFECISPVDGRLLGKIASCDAADAQRAVENARATFNSGVWSRLAPTKRKATMIRFAGLLKQHAEELALLETLDMGKPISDSLYIDVPGAAQALSWSGEAIDKIYDEVAATPHDQLGLVTREPVGVVGAIVPWNFPLMMACWKLGPALSTGNSVILKPSEKSPLTAIRIAALAVEAGIPKGVLNVLPGYGHTVGKALALHNDVDTLVFTGSTKIAKQLMIYAGESNMKRVWLEAGGKSPNIVFADAPDLQAAAESAASAIAFNQGEVCTAGSRLLVERSIKDKFLPMVIEALKAWKPGNPLDPATNVGALVDTQQMNTVLSYIESGHTDGAKLVAGGKRILQETGGTYVEPTIFDGVSNAMKIAQEEIFGPVLSVIAFDTAEEAIQIANDTPYGLAAAVWTQDISKAHLTAKALRAGSVWVNQYDGGDMTAPFGGFKQSGNGRDKSLHAFDKYTELKATWIKL; encoded by the coding sequence ATGACCACCCTGACTCGTGCCGATTGGGAACAACGCGCCCGCGACCTGAAGATCGAAGGCCGCGCCTACCTCAATGGCGAATACACCGACGCCGTCTCCGGCGAAACCTTCGAGTGCATCAGCCCGGTCGATGGCCGTCTGCTGGGCAAGATTGCCAGCTGTGATGCCGCCGACGCCCAGCGCGCCGTGGAAAACGCCCGCGCCACGTTCAATTCCGGTGTCTGGTCGCGCCTGGCGCCGACCAAGCGCAAAGCCACCATGATCCGTTTCGCCGGCCTGCTCAAGCAGCACGCCGAGGAGTTGGCGCTGCTCGAAACCCTCGACATGGGCAAGCCGATCAGTGACTCGCTGTACATCGACGTGCCGGGCGCGGCGCAAGCGCTGAGCTGGAGCGGCGAGGCAATCGACAAGATCTACGACGAAGTCGCCGCCACGCCGCACGATCAACTGGGTCTGGTGACCCGCGAACCGGTCGGCGTTGTCGGCGCCATCGTGCCGTGGAACTTCCCGCTGATGATGGCCTGCTGGAAATTGGGGCCTGCGCTGTCCACCGGTAACTCGGTGATCCTCAAGCCATCGGAAAAATCCCCGCTGACTGCCATCCGCATCGCCGCGCTGGCCGTTGAAGCCGGTATTCCAAAAGGCGTGCTCAACGTGCTGCCGGGTTACGGCCACACCGTTGGCAAGGCGCTGGCCCTGCACAACGACGTCGACACCCTGGTGTTTACCGGCTCGACCAAGATCGCCAAGCAACTGATGATCTACGCCGGCGAATCGAACATGAAACGCGTGTGGCTGGAAGCCGGTGGCAAGAGCCCGAACATCGTGTTTGCCGATGCGCCGGACCTGCAAGCCGCTGCCGAGTCCGCCGCCAGTGCCATCGCCTTCAACCAGGGCGAAGTCTGCACCGCCGGTTCGCGTCTGCTGGTCGAGCGTTCGATCAAGGACAAATTCCTGCCGATGGTGATCGAGGCGCTGAAAGCCTGGAAGCCGGGCAACCCGCTGGATCCGGCGACCAACGTCGGTGCACTGGTGGATACGCAGCAGATGAATACCGTGCTGTCGTACATCGAATCCGGCCATACCGACGGCGCCAAACTGGTGGCCGGCGGCAAGCGCATCCTGCAGGAAACCGGTGGCACTTACGTTGAGCCAACGATTTTCGACGGCGTGAGCAACGCGATGAAGATCGCCCAGGAAGAGATCTTCGGCCCGGTGCTGTCGGTCATTGCGTTCGACACTGCCGAAGAAGCGATCCAGATCGCCAACGACACGCCGTATGGCCTGGCCGCTGCGGTATGGACCCAGGACATTTCCAAGGCGCACCTGACCGCCAAGGCACTGCGCGCCGGCAGCGTGTGGGTCAACCAGTACGACGGTGGCGACATGACCGCGCCATTCGGCGGCTTCAAGCAATCGGGCAACGGTCGCGACAAGTCGCTGCACGCGTTCGACAAGTACACCGAGCTGAAGGCGACGTGGATCAAGCTGTAA
- a CDS encoding cupin domain-containing protein has product MNIQNVVDISLTSSEAERYRPDPAKVLKGDPEQAVFHQYESPCGQMGVGVWEGAVGQWTVNYTEHEYCEILQGVSVLRDSDGNAKTLRVGDRFVIPAGFRGTWEVLEACRKVYVIFEQEA; this is encoded by the coding sequence ATGAACATCCAGAACGTCGTCGACATCAGCCTGACCAGCAGCGAAGCCGAACGCTATCGCCCGGACCCGGCCAAAGTGCTCAAAGGTGACCCTGAACAAGCGGTGTTCCATCAATACGAAAGCCCTTGTGGGCAAATGGGCGTTGGCGTGTGGGAAGGCGCGGTTGGTCAATGGACAGTGAATTACACCGAGCATGAATATTGCGAAATTCTGCAGGGGGTCTCGGTGCTGCGTGACAGCGATGGCAATGCCAAGACCTTGCGTGTTGGCGACCGCTTTGTGATTCCGGCAGGGTTCCGTGGCACCTGGGAAGTGCTGGAGGCTTGCCGCAAGGTCTATGTGATCTTTGAACAGGAGGCTTGA
- the rpmG gene encoding 50S ribosomal protein L33, producing MRELIRLISSAGTGHFYTTDKNKRTTPDKIEIKKYDPVVRKHVIYKEGKIK from the coding sequence ATGCGTGAATTGATTCGTTTGATCTCGAGCGCCGGTACTGGTCACTTCTACACTACCGACAAGAACAAGCGTACTACCCCGGACAAAATCGAGATCAAGAAATATGATCCGGTTGTTCGCAAGCACGTGATCTACAAGGAAGGCAAAATCAAGTAA
- the rpmB gene encoding 50S ribosomal protein L28 — MSRVCQVTGKGPVTGNNISHANNKTRRRFLPNLQHHRFWVEEEKRFVRLRVSAKGMRIIDKRGITVVLAELRRDGKI, encoded by the coding sequence ATGTCGAGAGTATGTCAAGTTACCGGTAAGGGTCCGGTAACCGGGAATAACATTTCCCACGCAAACAACAAAACCCGTCGTCGTTTCCTGCCGAACCTGCAGCATCACCGCTTCTGGGTTGAAGAAGAGAAACGTTTTGTGCGTCTGCGCGTATCTGCCAAAGGCATGCGTATCATCGACAAGCGTGGCATCACTGTCGTGCTCGCCGAACTTCGCCGCGATGGCAAGATTTAA
- a CDS encoding ABC transporter substrate-binding protein, whose protein sequence is MRLAALPLLLAPLLLSPLAQAAALSVCTEASPEGFDVVQYNSLTTTNASADVLMNSLVEFDTASGKVVPSLADSWEVSTDGLTYVFKLHPQVKFHSTDYFKPTRTLSAEDVKFSFDRMLDPANPWHKVAQSGFPHAQSMQLPALIKKIDALDPLTVRFTLDHPDSTFLATLSMGFASIYSAEYADKLLKADATDKLNSQPIGTGPFVFTRFQKDASVRYKANPDYFGGKPAVDPLIFAITPDANVRLQKLRRNECQIALSPKPLDVQAAQQEPTLKVEKTDAFMTAFVGINSQHPPLDKPEVRQAINLAFDKANYVKAVFENTAEPANGPYPPNTWSYAKNLPGYPHDVAKAKALMAKAGLKDGFQTTIWTRPSGSLLNPNPSLGAQLLQSDLAEIGIQAEIRVIEWGELIRRAKAGEHDLLFMGWAGDNGDPDNFLTPQFSCAAIKSGTNFARYCNADLDKLISAGKTTSEQGVRTKLYEQAQAQIQQQALWLPLAHPTAYALTRKDVQGYSVSPFGRQDYSRVNLK, encoded by the coding sequence ATGCGCCTCGCTGCCCTACCCCTGTTGCTCGCTCCGCTTCTGCTGAGCCCCCTGGCCCAGGCTGCCGCCCTGAGCGTCTGCACCGAGGCCAGCCCTGAAGGGTTCGATGTGGTGCAATACAACTCACTGACCACCACCAACGCTTCGGCCGACGTGCTGATGAACAGTCTGGTGGAGTTCGACACCGCCAGCGGCAAAGTCGTGCCAAGCCTGGCCGATAGCTGGGAAGTCAGCACCGACGGCCTGACTTATGTGTTCAAGCTGCACCCGCAGGTGAAGTTTCACAGCACTGACTATTTCAAGCCGACCCGCACCCTGAGCGCCGAAGACGTCAAGTTCAGCTTCGACCGCATGCTCGACCCGGCCAACCCTTGGCACAAGGTGGCGCAAAGCGGCTTCCCGCACGCCCAGTCCATGCAGTTGCCGGCACTGATCAAGAAAATCGACGCACTCGACCCGCTGACCGTGCGCTTTACCCTCGACCATCCGGATTCGACGTTCCTGGCGACCCTGAGCATGGGCTTCGCTTCCATTTATTCCGCCGAATACGCCGACAAGCTGCTCAAGGCCGACGCGACTGACAAACTCAACAGCCAGCCGATCGGCACCGGTCCGTTCGTCTTCACGCGCTTCCAGAAAGACGCCTCGGTTCGTTACAAGGCCAACCCGGACTACTTTGGCGGCAAGCCGGCGGTCGACCCGCTGATCTTCGCCATCACCCCGGACGCCAACGTGCGCCTGCAAAAGCTGCGGCGCAACGAGTGCCAGATCGCCCTCTCGCCGAAACCGCTGGATGTGCAAGCAGCACAGCAAGAGCCGACGCTGAAAGTGGAAAAGACTGACGCCTTCATGACCGCCTTCGTCGGCATCAACAGCCAGCACCCACCGCTGGACAAACCGGAAGTGCGCCAGGCGATCAACCTTGCCTTCGACAAGGCCAACTACGTCAAAGCCGTGTTCGAAAATACCGCAGAACCGGCCAATGGCCCTTACCCGCCGAACACCTGGAGCTACGCAAAGAACCTGCCGGGCTATCCACACGACGTGGCAAAAGCCAAGGCGTTGATGGCCAAGGCCGGACTCAAGGACGGGTTTCAGACCACCATCTGGACCCGCCCGTCCGGCAGCCTGCTCAACCCGAACCCGAGCCTCGGCGCTCAGCTCTTGCAATCGGATCTGGCGGAAATCGGTATTCAGGCGGAAATCCGCGTGATCGAGTGGGGCGAGCTGATTCGCCGCGCCAAGGCCGGCGAGCATGACCTGTTGTTCATGGGCTGGGCCGGCGACAACGGTGATCCGGACAACTTCCTCACGCCACAGTTTTCCTGCGCGGCGATCAAGTCAGGCACCAACTTCGCGCGGTACTGCAATGCCGATCTGGACAAGCTGATCAGTGCCGGCAAGACCACCAGCGAACAAGGTGTACGGACCAAGCTGTATGAGCAGGCACAGGCGCAGATTCAGCAGCAGGCGTTGTGGCTGCCGCTGGCGCACCCGACCGCTTATGCGTTGACGCGCAAGGACGTGCAGGGTTACTCGGTGAGCCCGTTCGGTCGCCAGGACTACTCCAGGGTCAACCTGAAATAA
- the radC gene encoding RadC family protein, with product MSIRDWPAAERPREKLLEQGSGSLSDAELLAIFLRTGVSGKSAVDLARHLLSQFGSLRVLLEADLSAFSEQLGLGPAKYAQLQAVLEMGRRHLAERMRKKPALENPQVVRDYLKAMLRHEPHEVFGCLFLDSKHQVLNFEALFRGSIDNTSVHPRQVVKRALANNAAALILCHNHPSGNPEPSQADRLLTKRLQKALELIDVRVLDHFIIGDGEPLSMAECGWM from the coding sequence ATGAGTATTCGCGATTGGCCTGCGGCGGAACGGCCGCGGGAGAAGCTACTTGAACAGGGCTCGGGAAGCCTTTCCGATGCCGAATTATTGGCGATTTTTCTGCGTACCGGGGTCTCCGGCAAAAGCGCTGTGGATCTGGCGCGACATCTTTTGAGCCAGTTCGGCAGCCTGCGGGTTTTGCTCGAAGCCGATCTTTCGGCATTCAGCGAGCAACTCGGTCTGGGGCCGGCTAAGTACGCCCAGCTGCAAGCGGTGCTGGAGATGGGCCGGCGGCATTTGGCCGAGCGCATGCGCAAGAAACCGGCGCTGGAGAATCCCCAGGTAGTTCGCGATTACCTCAAGGCGATGCTGCGGCATGAGCCACATGAGGTATTTGGATGTCTATTTCTGGACTCCAAGCACCAGGTGCTGAATTTTGAAGCGCTGTTTCGCGGTTCGATCGACAACACCAGCGTCCATCCTCGACAAGTGGTCAAACGCGCGCTGGCGAACAACGCTGCTGCGCTGATCCTGTGTCACAACCATCCATCGGGAAACCCTGAGCCGAGTCAGGCGGACCGGCTGCTGACCAAGCGTCTGCAAAAGGCGCTGGAGCTGATTGATGTGCGGGTTCTGGATCACTTCATCATTGGTGACGGGGAGCCGCTGTCGATGGCAGAGTGTGGCTGGATGTAG
- the coaBC gene encoding bifunctional phosphopantothenoylcysteine decarboxylase/phosphopantothenate--cysteine ligase CoaBC, translating to MQRLYRKRIVLGVGGGIAAYKSADLVRRLIDQGAEVRVVMTHGGAEFITPLTMQALSGHPVHLDLLDPAAEAAMGHIELAKWADLVLIAPATADLLARLAQGIANDLLTTLVLATDAVVAVAPAMNQAMWRDPATQANLQLLESRGLKTFGPASGSQACGDVGMGRMMEATDLAQCAADCFQRQALTGKHVVITAGPTQENIDPVRYITNHSSGKMGFALAEAAVEAGARVTLISGPVHLPTPDRATRIDVVSARDMLAACESAIPCDVFIASAAVADYRPEVVAPQKLKKDPTSGDGFVLQMVRNPDILATIATRPDRPFSVGFAAETEHLLDYAARKLKDKNLDLIVANDVANPSIGFNSEENACSVIDRALHATVFAQTSKSKIARQLVTFIAERLNQV from the coding sequence ATGCAGCGGCTGTATCGGAAACGCATCGTTCTGGGCGTCGGCGGCGGCATCGCGGCCTACAAGAGCGCTGATCTGGTTCGTCGCCTGATCGACCAGGGCGCCGAAGTGCGCGTGGTAATGACCCATGGCGGCGCCGAGTTCATCACCCCGCTGACCATGCAGGCCCTGTCCGGCCACCCTGTGCACCTCGACCTGCTCGACCCGGCCGCCGAAGCCGCGATGGGCCACATCGAGCTGGCCAAGTGGGCCGATCTGGTGCTGATCGCCCCGGCCACCGCCGACCTGCTCGCGCGTCTGGCGCAAGGCATCGCCAACGATTTGCTGACCACCCTGGTGCTGGCCACCGACGCGGTAGTGGCCGTCGCCCCGGCGATGAACCAGGCGATGTGGCGCGATCCGGCGACCCAGGCCAACCTGCAACTCCTGGAAAGCCGTGGCCTGAAGACTTTCGGCCCGGCCTCAGGCAGCCAGGCCTGTGGCGACGTCGGCATGGGCCGCATGATGGAAGCCACCGATCTGGCGCAATGCGCGGCGGACTGCTTCCAGCGTCAGGCACTGACCGGTAAACACGTGGTGATCACCGCCGGCCCGACCCAGGAAAACATCGACCCGGTGCGCTACATCACCAACCACAGCTCCGGAAAAATGGGCTTTGCCCTCGCTGAAGCCGCGGTAGAGGCCGGCGCCCGCGTCACGCTGATCAGCGGTCCGGTGCACCTGCCGACGCCGGATCGCGCTACGCGCATTGATGTGGTCAGCGCCCGCGACATGCTCGCGGCCTGTGAATCGGCGATCCCGTGCGACGTGTTCATCGCCTCGGCAGCGGTGGCGGACTACCGTCCGGAAGTCGTTGCCCCGCAAAAACTCAAGAAAGATCCTACGAGCGGCGACGGCTTCGTCCTGCAAATGGTGCGTAACCCGGACATCCTGGCCACCATCGCGACCCGTCCCGACCGTCCGTTCAGTGTCGGCTTTGCCGCTGAGACCGAACACTTGCTCGACTACGCTGCACGCAAGCTGAAGGACAAGAATCTCGATTTGATCGTCGCCAACGACGTCGCTAACCCGAGCATCGGTTTCAACAGCGAAGAAAACGCCTGCAGCGTGATTGACCGTGCGCTACACGCCACGGTTTTCGCCCAGACCAGCAAGAGCAAGATCGCTCGCCAACTGGTCACTTTTATCGCCGAACGTCTGAACCAGGTTTAA
- the dut gene encoding dUTP diphosphatase, which yields MHALQAKILDPRIGTEFPLPQYATPGSAGLDLRAMLEQDIVIKPGETVLIPTGLSVYIGDPNLAALILPRSGMGHKHGIVLGNLVGLIDSDYQGPLMVSCWNRGQNDFTMTVGERLAQLVLVPVVQAHFEMVEEFVETERGAGGFGHTGTK from the coding sequence ATGCACGCTTTGCAAGCCAAGATCCTCGACCCACGCATCGGTACTGAATTCCCGCTGCCGCAATACGCAACGCCAGGCTCCGCCGGCCTCGACCTGCGCGCCATGCTGGAACAGGACATCGTGATCAAGCCGGGTGAAACCGTGCTGATCCCTACCGGTCTGTCGGTCTACATCGGCGACCCGAACCTCGCCGCGCTGATCCTGCCGCGCTCGGGCATGGGCCATAAGCACGGCATCGTGCTGGGCAACCTCGTCGGTTTGATCGACTCCGATTACCAGGGCCCGCTGATGGTGTCCTGCTGGAACCGCGGCCAGAACGACTTCACCATGACCGTCGGCGAACGTCTGGCGCAACTGGTGCTGGTACCGGTGGTGCAGGCGCACTTCGAAATGGTTGAAGAGTTCGTTGAAACCGAACGCGGCGCGGGCGGCTTCGGCCATACCGGCACCAAGTAA
- the argB gene encoding acetylglutamate kinase: protein MTLEREAAAHTAQVLSEALPYIRRYVGKTLVIKYGGNAMESEELKTGFARDIVLMKAVGINPVVVHGGGPQIGDLLKRLSIESHFVDGMRVTDAATMDVVEMVLGGQVNKSIVNLINRHGGSAIGLTGKDAGLIRAKKLTVTRQTPEMTQPEIIDIGQVGEVVGINTELLNLLVKGNFIPVIAPIGVGENGESYNINADLVAGKVAEALKAEKLMLLTNIAGLMDKSGTVLTGLSTQQVDDLIADGTIYGGMLPKIRCALEAVQGGVGSSLIIDGRVPNAILLEIFTDTGVGTLISNRKRP, encoded by the coding sequence ATGACCCTCGAACGCGAAGCCGCCGCCCATACCGCCCAGGTCCTGTCCGAAGCGTTGCCTTACATCCGACGTTATGTCGGCAAGACCCTGGTGATCAAATACGGCGGCAACGCGATGGAAAGCGAGGAGCTGAAAACCGGCTTCGCCCGCGACATCGTCTTGATGAAAGCCGTGGGCATCAACCCGGTGGTCGTGCACGGTGGCGGCCCGCAGATCGGTGATCTGCTCAAGCGCCTGTCGATCGAAAGCCACTTCGTCGACGGCATGCGCGTCACCGATGCGGCGACCATGGACGTCGTCGAAATGGTCTTGGGCGGTCAGGTCAACAAAAGCATCGTCAACCTGATCAACCGTCACGGCGGCAGCGCCATCGGTCTGACCGGTAAAGACGCCGGGCTGATTCGCGCGAAGAAACTGACCGTCACCCGCCAGACCCCGGAGATGACCCAGCCGGAAATCATCGACATCGGTCAGGTGGGCGAAGTGGTCGGGATCAACACCGAACTGCTGAACCTGCTGGTCAAAGGCAACTTCATCCCGGTGATCGCGCCAATCGGCGTCGGTGAAAACGGCGAGTCGTACAACATCAACGCTGACCTGGTCGCCGGCAAGGTTGCCGAAGCGCTGAAAGCCGAAAAGCTGATGCTGCTGACCAACATCGCCGGCCTGATGGACAAGTCGGGCACGGTCCTGACCGGCCTGAGCACCCAGCAGGTCGACGACCTGATCGCCGACGGCACCATCTACGGCGGCATGCTGCCGAAGATCCGCTGCGCGCTGGAAGCGGTTCAGGGCGGTGTCGGCAGCTCGCTGATCATCGACGGTCGTGTGCCGAACGCGATCCTCCTGGAAATCTTCACCGACACCGGTGTGGGCACGCTGATCAGCAATCGCAAGCGTCCCTGA
- the pyrE gene encoding orotate phosphoribosyltransferase, giving the protein MQAYQRDFIRFAIDRGVLRFGEFTLKSGRTSPYFFNAGLFNSGSALAQLGRFYAAAIAESGIPFDVLFGPAYKGIPLAATTAVALAEHHNRDLPWCFNRKEAKAHGEGGSLVGAPLTGDVLIIDDVITAGTAIREVMQIIASQDGAKAAGVLIALNRQERGNGELSAIQEVERDFGIPVISIVSLNQVLEFLADDPQLKQHLPAVEAYRAQFGV; this is encoded by the coding sequence ATGCAAGCGTATCAGCGCGATTTCATTCGTTTTGCCATCGATCGCGGCGTTTTGCGCTTCGGTGAGTTCACCCTGAAGTCCGGGCGCACCAGTCCCTACTTCTTCAACGCTGGCCTGTTCAACTCAGGTTCGGCCCTGGCGCAGTTGGGGCGTTTCTACGCTGCTGCCATTGCCGAAAGCGGTATTCCCTTCGACGTGCTGTTTGGCCCAGCCTACAAAGGCATCCCGCTGGCGGCGACCACTGCCGTGGCGCTGGCCGAACACCACAACCGTGACCTGCCTTGGTGCTTCAACCGCAAGGAAGCCAAAGCTCACGGCGAGGGCGGCAGCCTGGTCGGCGCGCCGTTGACCGGCGATGTACTGATCATCGACGACGTGATCACCGCCGGCACCGCGATCCGTGAAGTGATGCAGATCATCGCTTCCCAGGACGGCGCCAAGGCTGCCGGCGTGCTGATCGCCTTGAACCGTCAGGAGCGTGGCAACGGCGAGTTGTCGGCGATCCAGGAAGTCGAACGCGATTTCGGTATTCCGGTGATCAGCATTGTTTCGCTGAATCAGGTACTGGAATTTCTCGCTGACGACCCGCAGCTCAAGCAACACCTGCCCGCTGTAGAAGCCTACCGCGCCCAGTTCGGCGTCTGA
- a CDS encoding exodeoxyribonuclease III, which translates to MRIISVNVNGIQAAVERGLLSWLQAQNADVICLQDTRASAFELDDPAFQLDGYFLYACDAEVPAQGGVALYSRLQPKAVISGLGFETADRYGRYLQADFDKVSIATLLLPSGMNGDEDLNQKFKLMDDFGKYLDKQRRKRREYIYCGSLYVAQQKLDIKNWRDSQQSPGFLAPERAWMDEIVGNMGYVDALREVSREGDQYSWWPDNEQAEMLNLGWRFDYQILTPGLRRFVRSARLPRQPRFSQHAPLIVDYDWTLTI; encoded by the coding sequence ATGCGGATCATCAGTGTGAACGTCAATGGTATTCAGGCTGCAGTCGAGCGTGGTTTGCTCAGTTGGCTGCAGGCTCAGAATGCCGACGTCATCTGCCTGCAGGACACCCGTGCCTCCGCCTTTGAACTGGATGACCCAGCCTTCCAACTGGACGGCTACTTCCTTTATGCCTGCGATGCTGAAGTCCCTGCCCAAGGTGGCGTGGCTTTGTATTCGCGGTTGCAACCGAAGGCTGTCATCAGCGGTCTCGGTTTCGAGACGGCCGACCGCTACGGGCGCTACCTGCAAGCAGATTTCGACAAAGTCAGTATTGCCACCTTGCTGCTCCCTTCGGGGATGAACGGCGATGAGGACTTGAACCAGAAGTTCAAGCTCATGGACGACTTCGGCAAGTACCTGGACAAACAGCGGCGCAAACGTCGCGAGTACATTTATTGTGGCTCGCTGTACGTCGCGCAGCAGAAGCTCGACATCAAAAACTGGCGCGACAGCCAGCAATCCCCGGGCTTCCTGGCGCCAGAACGCGCCTGGATGGACGAGATTGTCGGCAACATGGGTTATGTCGATGCGCTGCGTGAAGTCAGCCGCGAAGGCGACCAGTACAGCTGGTGGCCGGACAACGAACAGGCCGAGATGCTTAATCTCGGCTGGCGCTTCGACTACCAGATCCTGACCCCGGGCCTGCGGCGCTTCGTGCGCAGTGCACGCCTGCCGCGTCAGCCTCGGTTCTCGCAGCACGCGCCGCTGATCGTCGACTACGACTGGACGCTGACCATCTAA